The genomic region GTCAGCCGGGTGCTGAACCGGCGAGCCGGCGTCAACGACGAGACCAGGCAGCGGGTGCTGTCGGTGCTCGCGGAGATGCCGTACACCCCGCGCGGACTCGGCGCCTTGCAGCGGACCGGCGTGATCGGGCTGCTGGTGCCCGAGCTCTCGAACCCGGTGTTCCCCGCGTTCGCCGAGGCGCTGGAGACCCGCGCCGCGCGGCTCGGCTACTCCTCGCTGCTGTGCAACACCCGCAGCGGCGCGCCGATGGGCGAGGAGGAGTACGTCCGGATGCTGCTGGCCCGCGGGGTCGAGGGCATGGTGTTCGTGTCGCCGGAGATCACCAACGTCGAGGTGCCGCTCGGGCAGGCGCCGCAGCCGAGCTACTACGCGAAGCTGCTCGCGGACGGCGTGCACATGGTCTTCCTCAACGGCGCCACGCCGGCGTTGGACGTGCCGGACGTGACGGTGGACGAGCAGCTCGCGGGCTACACGGCGACCAAGCACCTGATCGAGCTCGGGCACGAGCGGATCGGGTTCGTGTCGGGTCCCGCGCGGTCCCTGCCCTCA from Lentzea guizhouensis harbors:
- a CDS encoding LacI family DNA-binding transcriptional regulator, producing the protein MSGLSEIARAAGVSISTVSRVLNRRAGVNDETRQRVLSVLAEMPYTPRGLGALQRTGVIGLLVPELSNPVFPAFAEALETRAARLGYSSLLCNTRSGAPMGEEEYVRMLLARGVEGMVFVSPEITNVEVPLGQAPQPSYYAKLLADGVHMVFLNGATPALDVPDVTVDEQLAGYTATKHLIELGHERIGFVSGPARSLPSRLKRAGWAAALEEQHLPAGSEYVAHAPFSAEGGGEALAQLIDTVMPTAVICSSDHMALGVMREAHQRGISVPDQLSVVGFDDIPLAAYSSPALTTLAQPIEEMAAAAIDELVLRLDPDRRRQSTDNYTRVFRPRLVVRESSAPPK